A single window of Ischnura elegans chromosome 8, ioIscEleg1.1, whole genome shotgun sequence DNA harbors:
- the LOC124164145 gene encoding NHS-like protein 1 codes for MAVAEEDIGHDWAGLWSHSAYGSHSGWILALFVASTLICGLSAAACVCGCRKTRNKHNGGEELHGPKGMIIKTNPDESQGCVNHSDGIPPINDSTVVNIYPDDNTAHETRPLTTAKRSLPDIPVDQLKDGILGDGCKVGSRSVPREMDSLDSNHIKCSDAEIGESGGGTHSGGDTSSDLYATVEDTTRDAGMSALASTSFGSSGKKRIAPVVPPPARPLSNSGHESGNLIDQGISIKRPVDDEEEDDDDDAHSRYSRLNKEHPYDSLKTTEEHPYAQVKTSKSDHGRGLYSAEMNDGRVSSSAAPLPNLKPQTWNECVHFKRHLESNCQCFSPSTFAHSSSIHANGIEGQNPVPPPRAHRRSQSGTSGSCASSPPSVHIPAAKAISGGISANQELPYMTPPINLDSSNPSASALNATVSSSLVSRSLPNGSTPGLETGPGPFQQRGSRGNFHNLESQDSNSYTSISVREPIATIKAQISEQQKNARLPPLRIPSKSLRSTDPHYASVSDDSDEMYAAIGDRSGSSQAIYGSGSETYAQIQPQPLPAAPSASRGGSSPLPGLPSPLPPSASPTPHALLPPSISPVSLTPVSPTSLPCGATLGSQLQPSPPPQPPSVDSLRQVAQVHSRQASSSSATSSTVNLGSPKPEKRQANSPLPPPPLVPTLAVPEVDDEDEIKVFDQPEVELRHEKLPHTPQNLEEMYAKVIKKNKRKSEGSTLQSLPMPVTGNDSTRKSVGSSSPSLIIAAINGGGPSAGRWSETDDHKLSAGATASRRKSSEGSSMTTSDPDLSLDVRLSVALGEEAESESEWGAEGEFRHTDLPSAAPDPSGSRSRGNIPLSRSLVGTLALGTEEGDGSGYESVGSRNGEMAICRASLSGKQGEDDAGYEELKPRRTASSQGDPGYERVKRREGASSVDDDEDDEEEREGEPRYERVSARVRGAVPGYETVRERSSGAGEPDYEKMRGEEEEPNYESVGYSGSLNSGHVSNGPVGDSLHNDYESLAGVSNGDEMMYDGRTSNSPMTAPPYSGIADTSQLDAMYAKVQKGKKNP; via the exons ATGGCAGTTGCCGAGGAGGATATCGGTCATGATTGGGCGGGGTTATGGAGCCACTCTGCGTATGGCAGTCATTCTGGTTGGATCCTTGCTCTGTTTGTGGCTTCAACTTTGATATGCGGGCTTTCTGCCGCCGCTTGCGTATGTGGCTGCCGGAAAACAAGAAACAA GCATAATGGTGGAGAAGAACTTCATGGACCAAAAGGAATGATTATAAAGACAAACCCAGATGAATCACAAGGTTGTGTTAACCATTCTGATGGGATACCACCTATAAACGACTCAACGGTGGTGAATATATATCCTGATGACAATACAGCTCATGAAACAAG GCCTCTGACAACGGCCAAAAGGAGCCTGCCAGACATTCCAGTTGATCAGCTGAAGGATGGAATCTTGGGAGATGGATGTAAAGTTGGGTCGAGGAGTGTCCCTCGAGAAATGGACTCTCTGGACAGCAATCACATAAAGTGCAGTGATGCTGAGATTGGAGAAAGTGGTGGAGGAACTCACAGTGGAGGTGATACAAGCTCTGACCTGTATGCTACAGTTGAGGATACCACTAGAGATG cTGGGATGTCTGCTCTGGCCTCAACATCTTTTGGTAGCAGTGGTAAGAAGAGAATTGCTCCAGTTGTCCCTCCTCCAGCTAGGCCTTTGTCTAATTCTGGACATGAGTCTGGAAATTTAATTGACCAGGGGATATCCATCAAAAGGCCAGTAGATGATGAagaggaggatgatgatgatgatgctcaCAGTCGCTACTCTCGCCTTAACAAAGAACACCCCTACGACTCCCTCAAAACAA CTGAAGAGCATCCCTATGCACAAGTAAAAACAAGCAAGAGTGATCATGGAAGAGGACTGTACAGTGCTGAAATGAATGATGGGCGAGTTTCAAGCTCAGCTGCACCTTTGCCCAACCTGAAACCACAGACGTGGAATGAGTGTGTGCATTTCAAAAGGCATCTGGAAAGCAACTGCCAATGTTTCAGTCCTTCTACTTTTGCTCACTCATCATCCATTCATGCTAATGGAATCGAGGGCCAGAATCCAGTGCCTCCTCCAAGGGCTCATAGAAGGTCACAGAGTGGTACAAGTGGAAGCTGTGCATCATCTCCACCG TCAGTACACATTCCAGCTGCCAAAGCAATATCAGGAGGTATATCAGCTAATCAGGAACTGCCATACATGACTCCGCCTATCAACTTAGATAGTTCCAACCCGTCCGCATCGGCCTTAAATGCCACTGTGTCTTCCTCATTGGTATCAAGAAGTTTACCCAATGGATCAACTCCTGGCTTGGAAACTGGCCCTGGGCCATTCCAGCAGCGGGGATCTCGAGGAAACTTTCATAATCTCGAGTCCCAAGATTCAa ATAGCTACACTAGTATTAGTGTCCGAGAACCCATAGCCACCATCAAAGCACAGATTAGTGAGCAGCAGAAAAATGCCCGATTGCCTCCTCTTCGCATTCCAAGCAAAAGCCTTAGGTCTACAGATCCTCATTATGCATCAGTATCAGATGATTCTG ATGAGATGTATGCTGCCATAGGAGACCGAAGTGGAAGCAGCCAGGCCATTTATGGCAGTGGCAGTGAAACATATGCGCAGATACAGCCGCAACCTCTTCCAGCAGCTCCGTCTGCCTCTCGTGGTGGTTCGTCCCCACTTCCTGGACTTCCGTCTCCCTTGCCTCCATCAGCAAGTCCCACCCCTCATGCCCTTCTGCCTCCCTCCATTTCTCCCGTCTCCCTCACTCCTGTCAGCCCTACTTCACTGCCGTGTGGTGCGACTCTAGGATCGCAGCTGCAGCCCTCCCCTCCTCCACAGCCTCCGAGTGTAGACAGCCTTCGTCAGGTGGCTCAAGTACACTCCAGGCAAG CATCCTCTTCCAGTGCTACAAGTTCCACAGTTAACCTAGGCTCTCCTAAGCCAGAGAAAAGGCAAGCCAACTCTCCACTTCCACCGCCACCTTTAGTTCCAACCCTTGCTGTCCCTGAGGTGGATGACGAAGATGAAATCAAAGTATTTGACCAGCCTGAAGTGGAGCTCAGGCATGAGAAACTTCCCCATACTCCGCAGAACCTTGAGGAAATGTATGCCAAA GTCATTAAAAAGAACAAGAGGAAGTCTGAAGGATCTACACTACAAAGTCTTCCAATGCCAGTTACTGGTAATGATTCCACTAGGAAAAGTGTTGGATCATCAAGTCCTTCCTTGATAATTGCAGCAATAAATG GAGGCGGGCCTTCAGCTGGAAGGTGGTCGGAAACGGATGATCACAAGCTTTCTGCTGGAGCTACTGCTTCGAGGAGGAAGAGCTCCGAGGGTTCAAGCATGACAACCTCAGATCCGGACCTTTCCTTAGACGTTCGGCTTAGTGTAGCCCTAGGGGAGGAAGCAGAAAGTGAGAGCGAGTGGGGTGCGGAGGGAGAGTTCAGACACACTGACCTTCCATCGGCTGCACCCGACCCCAGTGGCAGCAGGAGTAGAGGGAATATCCCCTTGAGCAGGTCTCTGGTGGGCACCTTGGCATTGGGGACTGAGGAAGGAGATGGCTCAGGGTACGAAAGTGTCGGTTCTCGCAACGGAGAGATGGCTATATGCCGTGCCTCGCTCTCTGGGAAGCAAGGGGAAGATGACGCTGGCTATGAAGAGCTGAAACCTAGGCGCACAGCATCCAGTCAGGGCGATCCTGGATATGAGAGGGTGAAGAGGAGGGAGGGAGCTTCCAGCGTCGATGACGATGAAGACGATGAAGAGGAGAGAGAAGGTGAACCGAGGTACGAAAGGGTGTCGGCACGAGTAAGGGGTGCGGTACCCGGCTATGAGACTGTGAGGGAGCGCTCATCTGGCGCAGGCGAACCAGACTATGAGAAGATGAGGGGCGAGGAAGAGGAACCCAATTATGAGAGTGTGGGGTATTCGGGAAGTCTCAACAGTGGTCATGTTTCCAATGGGCCAGTGGGTGATAGCTTGCATAATGATTATGAAAGTTTAGCTGGCGTTAGCAATGGTGATGAAATGATGTATGATGGCAGGACATCAAACTCCCCGATGACTGCACCCCCTTATTCCGGAATTGCAGACACCTCTCAGCTGGATGCAATGTATGCCAAAGTCCAGAAAGGGAAGAAGAATCCATAA